In Rosa chinensis cultivar Old Blush chromosome 1, RchiOBHm-V2, whole genome shotgun sequence, a genomic segment contains:
- the LOC112190623 gene encoding B3 domain-containing transcription factor VRN1-like isoform X3 yields MARRRDPSFFKILLGDHFSHKLIIPGAFLKHFDGNVPEQFRLQTPAKTWLVDVEKVDHKYYFQKGWNEFVSENGLRVKEILVFHYTGNSDFSVDIYGKNTIKKVFVKESHAFPRSKDVGIPTDIDYPMEEADEDDDPSVEILDDVAPYPTSRGEKYQISSPLPHIDYDLDIQDNIYDENKHESYKNEEDEIEEDVDNEDEDEHESEEEDEDESLSEEENETAEDVDFGDEDQNESEEENESEDEDHNDDDDDGDDNDDSIEILSEKPPCSKTRGGSSRTGSFRKPEIPKKMNLAMEVGKHNALQRALDFKSKSVNPCLVLPMRASYARGSYLNFPFDFAKRYLRKQPSNVTFLADGVSWPVKFHYPQNQTRAVAGWSAFARVNKLKESDVCVFVLTDDIKFVFSVVIFHITGAANCTLPSPGRRQTATAQLKSKNNKRKPDRRSNRI; encoded by the exons ATGGCAAGAAGAAGGGATCCTTCTTTCTTCAAGATTCTTCTGGGGGATCACTTCTCTCACAAGTTG ATAATTCCTGGAGCTTTTCTCAAACATTTTGATGGGAATGTGCCTGAACAGTTTCGTCTTCAAACACCAGCTAAAACTTGGCTTGTTGATGTGGAAAAGGTTGATCATAAGTACTATTTCCAAAAGGGTTGGAACGAATTTGTGAGTGAAAATGGCTTAAGGGTTAAGGAAATTCTAGTTTTTCATTATACTGGAAATTCAGACTTCTCTGTCGACATATATGGAAAAAATACTATCAAAAAGGTGTTTGTAAAAGAAAGTCATGCCTTCCCGCGATCAAAAGATGTTGGCATCCCCACAGATATTGACTATCCTATGGAAGAagctgatgaagatgatgatccGTCTGTTGAAATATTGGATGATGTTGCACCATACCCAACAAGTAGAGGAGAGAAATATCAGATATCAAGTCCTCTGCCTCACATTGATTATGATCTTGACATTCAAGATAACATATATGATGAGAATAAGCATGAAAGTTAtaaaaatgaagaagatgaaattgaggaagatgttgataatgaagatgaggatgaaCATGaaagtgaggaagaagatgaagatgaaagtctgagtgaagaagaaaatgaaactgCGGAAGATGTTGATTTTGGAGATGAGGATCAAAATGAaagtgaagaagaaaatgaaagtgAAGATGAGGATcacaatgatgatgatgatgatggtgacgACAACGACGACTCTATTGAAATCTTGAGCGAAAAACCACCATGCTCTAAAACAAGAG GTGGCTCTTCCAGAACTGGAAGTTTCCGAAAACCTGAGATACCTAAGAAGATGAATCTAGCTATGGAAGTTGGAAAGCATAATGCTCTTCAGAGAGCTCTTGATTTTAAATCTAAATCTGTAAATCCTTGTCTTGTGCTTCCCATGCGTGCCTCTTATGCCCGTGGAAGTTACTTG AATTTTCCATTTGACTTTGCCAAGAGATATCTTAGGAAGCAGCCTAGTAACGTCACTTTTCTGGCCGATGGTGTATCTTGGCCTGTCAAGTTCCATTatccccaaaaccaaaccagAGCAGTGGCTGGGTGGTCTGCATTTGCGCGAGTCAATAAATTGAAGGAGAGTGatgtgtgtgtctttgtgttGACTGACGACATCAAATTTGTATTTAGTGTCGTGATTTTCCACATTACAGGTGCTGCAAATTGCACCTTACCATCACCAG GACGAAGGCAAACTGCCACAGCTCAATTGAAATCAAAAAACAACAAGAGAAAGCCGGATAGAAGAAGTAACAGAATCTGA
- the LOC112190623 gene encoding midasin-like isoform X1 has protein sequence MARRRDPSFFKILLGDHFSHKLIIPGAFLKHFDGNVPEQFRLQTPAKTWLVDVEKVDHKYYFQKGWNEFVSENGLRVKEILVFHYTGNSDFSVDIYGKNTIKKVFVKESHAFPRSKDVGIPTDIDYPMEEADEDDDPSVEILDDVAPYPTSRGEKYQISSPLPHIDYDLDIQDNIYDENKHESYKNEEDEIEEDVDNEDEDEHESEEEDEDESLSEEENETAEDVDFGDEDQNESEEENESEDEDHNDDDDDGDDNDDSIEILSEKPPCSKTRGKSPLELQLHKSKRTCSNTKAQSNIKDAGGSSRTGSFRKPEIPKKMNLAMEVGKHNALQRALDFKSKSVNPCLVLPMRASYARGSYLNFPFDFAKRYLRKQPSNVTFLADGVSWPVKFHYPQNQTRAVAGWSAFARVNKLKESDVCVFVLTDDIKFVFSVVIFHITGAANCTLPSPGRRQTATAQLKSKNNKRKPDRRSNRI, from the exons ATGGCAAGAAGAAGGGATCCTTCTTTCTTCAAGATTCTTCTGGGGGATCACTTCTCTCACAAGTTG ATAATTCCTGGAGCTTTTCTCAAACATTTTGATGGGAATGTGCCTGAACAGTTTCGTCTTCAAACACCAGCTAAAACTTGGCTTGTTGATGTGGAAAAGGTTGATCATAAGTACTATTTCCAAAAGGGTTGGAACGAATTTGTGAGTGAAAATGGCTTAAGGGTTAAGGAAATTCTAGTTTTTCATTATACTGGAAATTCAGACTTCTCTGTCGACATATATGGAAAAAATACTATCAAAAAGGTGTTTGTAAAAGAAAGTCATGCCTTCCCGCGATCAAAAGATGTTGGCATCCCCACAGATATTGACTATCCTATGGAAGAagctgatgaagatgatgatccGTCTGTTGAAATATTGGATGATGTTGCACCATACCCAACAAGTAGAGGAGAGAAATATCAGATATCAAGTCCTCTGCCTCACATTGATTATGATCTTGACATTCAAGATAACATATATGATGAGAATAAGCATGAAAGTTAtaaaaatgaagaagatgaaattgaggaagatgttgataatgaagatgaggatgaaCATGaaagtgaggaagaagatgaagatgaaagtctgagtgaagaagaaaatgaaactgCGGAAGATGTTGATTTTGGAGATGAGGATCAAAATGAaagtgaagaagaaaatgaaagtgAAGATGAGGATcacaatgatgatgatgatgatggtgacgACAACGACGACTCTATTGAAATCTTGAGCGAAAAACCACCATGCTCTAAAACAAGAGGTAAATCTCCATTAGAATTGCAGCTCCACAAGAGCAAGAGAACATGTTCTAATACTAAAGCTCAAAGCAATATTAAAGATGCAGGTGGCTCTTCCAGAACTGGAAGTTTCCGAAAACCTGAGATACCTAAGAAGATGAATCTAGCTATGGAAGTTGGAAAGCATAATGCTCTTCAGAGAGCTCTTGATTTTAAATCTAAATCTGTAAATCCTTGTCTTGTGCTTCCCATGCGTGCCTCTTATGCCCGTGGAAGTTACTTG AATTTTCCATTTGACTTTGCCAAGAGATATCTTAGGAAGCAGCCTAGTAACGTCACTTTTCTGGCCGATGGTGTATCTTGGCCTGTCAAGTTCCATTatccccaaaaccaaaccagAGCAGTGGCTGGGTGGTCTGCATTTGCGCGAGTCAATAAATTGAAGGAGAGTGatgtgtgtgtctttgtgttGACTGACGACATCAAATTTGTATTTAGTGTCGTGATTTTCCACATTACAGGTGCTGCAAATTGCACCTTACCATCACCAG GACGAAGGCAAACTGCCACAGCTCAATTGAAATCAAAAAACAACAAGAGAAAGCCGGATAGAAGAAGTAACAGAATCTGA
- the LOC112190623 gene encoding B3 domain-containing transcription factor VRN1-like isoform X2: MARRRDPSFFKILLGDHFSHKLIIPGAFLKHFDGNVPEQFRLQTPAKTWLVDVEKVDHKYYFQKGWNEFVSENGLRVKEILVFHYTGNSDFSVDIYGKNTIKKVFVKESHAFPRSKDVGIPTDIDYPMEEADEDDDPSVEILDDVAPYPTSRGEKYQISSPLPHIDYDLDIQDNIYDENKHESYKNEEDEIEEDVDNEDEDEHESEEEDEDESLSEEENETAEDVDFGDEDQNESEEENESEDEDHNDDDDDGDDNDDSIEILSEKPPCSKTRDAGGSSRTGSFRKPEIPKKMNLAMEVGKHNALQRALDFKSKSVNPCLVLPMRASYARGSYLNFPFDFAKRYLRKQPSNVTFLADGVSWPVKFHYPQNQTRAVAGWSAFARVNKLKESDVCVFVLTDDIKFVFSVVIFHITGAANCTLPSPGRRQTATAQLKSKNNKRKPDRRSNRI; this comes from the exons ATGGCAAGAAGAAGGGATCCTTCTTTCTTCAAGATTCTTCTGGGGGATCACTTCTCTCACAAGTTG ATAATTCCTGGAGCTTTTCTCAAACATTTTGATGGGAATGTGCCTGAACAGTTTCGTCTTCAAACACCAGCTAAAACTTGGCTTGTTGATGTGGAAAAGGTTGATCATAAGTACTATTTCCAAAAGGGTTGGAACGAATTTGTGAGTGAAAATGGCTTAAGGGTTAAGGAAATTCTAGTTTTTCATTATACTGGAAATTCAGACTTCTCTGTCGACATATATGGAAAAAATACTATCAAAAAGGTGTTTGTAAAAGAAAGTCATGCCTTCCCGCGATCAAAAGATGTTGGCATCCCCACAGATATTGACTATCCTATGGAAGAagctgatgaagatgatgatccGTCTGTTGAAATATTGGATGATGTTGCACCATACCCAACAAGTAGAGGAGAGAAATATCAGATATCAAGTCCTCTGCCTCACATTGATTATGATCTTGACATTCAAGATAACATATATGATGAGAATAAGCATGAAAGTTAtaaaaatgaagaagatgaaattgaggaagatgttgataatgaagatgaggatgaaCATGaaagtgaggaagaagatgaagatgaaagtctgagtgaagaagaaaatgaaactgCGGAAGATGTTGATTTTGGAGATGAGGATCAAAATGAaagtgaagaagaaaatgaaagtgAAGATGAGGATcacaatgatgatgatgatgatggtgacgACAACGACGACTCTATTGAAATCTTGAGCGAAAAACCACCATGCTCTAAAACAAGAG ATGCAGGTGGCTCTTCCAGAACTGGAAGTTTCCGAAAACCTGAGATACCTAAGAAGATGAATCTAGCTATGGAAGTTGGAAAGCATAATGCTCTTCAGAGAGCTCTTGATTTTAAATCTAAATCTGTAAATCCTTGTCTTGTGCTTCCCATGCGTGCCTCTTATGCCCGTGGAAGTTACTTG AATTTTCCATTTGACTTTGCCAAGAGATATCTTAGGAAGCAGCCTAGTAACGTCACTTTTCTGGCCGATGGTGTATCTTGGCCTGTCAAGTTCCATTatccccaaaaccaaaccagAGCAGTGGCTGGGTGGTCTGCATTTGCGCGAGTCAATAAATTGAAGGAGAGTGatgtgtgtgtctttgtgttGACTGACGACATCAAATTTGTATTTAGTGTCGTGATTTTCCACATTACAGGTGCTGCAAATTGCACCTTACCATCACCAG GACGAAGGCAAACTGCCACAGCTCAATTGAAATCAAAAAACAACAAGAGAAAGCCGGATAGAAGAAGTAACAGAATCTGA
- the LOC112186055 gene encoding 60S ribosomal protein L22-3, translating to MSRGAAAGPKGKKKGVAFTIDCGKPVEDKIMDIASLEKFLQERIKVGGKAGALGDAVTVTRDKSKLTVSSDNNFSKRYLKYLTKKYLKKHNVRDWLRVIASNKDRNVYELRYFNIAENEAEEED from the exons ATGAGTCGAGGAGCTGCAGCAGGCCCCAaggggaagaagaagggagTGGCTTTTACCATTGATTGTGGTAAGCCAGTAGAAGACAAGATCATGGATATTGCATCCCTCGAGAAGTTTCTCCAGGAGAGGATCAAGGTTGGAGGCAAGGCTGGTGCCCTTGGTGACGCTGTTACTGTGACTCGTGACAAGAGCAAGCTGACCGTCTCCTCTGACAACAACTTCTCTAAGAG ATATCTGAAGTACTTGACCAAAAAGTATCTGAAGAAACACAACGTCCGAGACTGGCTTCGTGTTATTGCTTCCAACAAGGACCGAAATGTCTATGAATTGAGGTACTTCAACATAGCTGAGAATGAAGCAGAGGAGGAAGATTGA